The Streptomyces sp. NBC_01276 genome contains the following window.
CCCGCCGCACCGGCGCCCTCCGCCGCACCTGCCCCGCCCGCCGGGCGGCGGCCCGGTCCGGTGCGGGCGGCGCCCCCGCGGGAGCGGCGGGGCCGCGTGGAGGCGGCCTGGTTCGCCGCCGACGACCTCGGGCCGTTCCTGGCGATGCTCGGGGCCTTCCTGGGCCGCGGCCTCGGCAAGGGGGCCCGCGCCCTGCGCGGCGTACCCGAACAGGGCCGCCGGGGGGCCCGCGCGGTGCGGGCGCCCCGGCAGCGCGGGGGCGAACGGCCGGGGCCCCCGGCCCGCCGGACCCCGCCGGAGGCCCCGGCGGAGCCGGACGAACTGGTCACCCGGTAACCGAAGAGCTGGAGGAACGGCCGTGAGGCGGATGGACGATCTCGTGGTGATCGGCGCGGGCCCCTACGGGCTGTCGATCGCCGCGCACGCGGCTGCGGCCGGGCTCGGGGTGCGCGTGGTGGGACGCCCCATGGCGTCCTGGCGGGACCACATGCCCGCGGGCATGTACCTGAAGTCGGAGCCCTGGTCCTCCAACCTCTCCGCGCCCGGAGGCCGCCACACCCTCGCCGAGTACTGCGCCACCCGCGGCCTGACCGCCGAACACGGCAGCCCGCTGCCCATCGGCACCTTCAGCGCCTACGGGCTCTGGTTCGCCCGCCACGCGGGGCTGCCCGAGGTGGAGGAGGACACCGTCACCGAGGTCACCCCGCACGGCGACGGCTTCCTCGTCCGCACCGCCGACGGCCCGCCCCGCCCGGCCCGCACCGTGGCCCTCGCGGTCGGGGTGATGCCCTTCACCCGGTACCCGCGAGCACTGCGCGACCTGCCCCCGGGCCACTGCTCGCACAGCACCGGCCACAGCGACCTGTCCCGCTTCGCCGGGCGGGAGGTGGCCGTCCTCGGCGCCGGGCAGGCCGCACTGGAGACCGCCGCGCTCCTCGCGGAGACCGGCGCCCGGCCCTGCCTGGTGGCCCGGCGGTCCCGGCTGAACTGGAACACCGTCCCGCAGCCCCTGGACCGGCCCCTGCTCCAGGCCCTGCGCGACCCGCACAGCGGGCTCGGCACCGGCTGGCGCAGCTGGGTGTGGTCGGAGCTGCCCTGGGCGGTGCGGCGGCTGCCCGCCCCGACCCGGGAGCGGATCGCCGCCACCGCCCTCGGGCCCGCCGGGGCCTGGTGGCTGCGGGAGCGCTTCGAGCGGCGGGTGCCGACCCTGCTGGGACACCGGCTGCACCGGGCCGTGCCCGTGGCCGGCGGCCGGACCCGGCTCGGGCTGACCACGGCGGCCGGGGAGTCCGTCGTACTGGACACCGCGCACGTCATCGCCGCCACCGGCTTCGCCCCCGACCTGGCCCGGCTGGAACTGCTCGACGCGGGACTGCGCGCGGCCCTGGCGACCGTCGGCGACGGCGGGACCCCGGAGCTCAGCCCCGGCTTCGAGTCGTCCTGGCCCGGACTGTTCTTCGCGGGACTGCTGACCGCTCCCTCGTTCGGACCTTCCATGCGATTCGTACACGGCGCGGGCTTCACGGCGGGGAGACTGGTGAAGGGAGTCCTGGGCCGCCTCGGCGCCCGGGGCCCGCTCACCGGCACCACCGACGGCGCCGGCCCGGACCGGGCCGCCGCCGGGCATCCGAATACGTATCTACGCTGAGATCCACCGGAGAGGGGTCCCGCGATGGGCGCGGAGCGAGCACAGGGCGGCCGTGGCTGGGTGCGCATCCCCGCCAGCCGCGGGGAGCACTCCCCGGCCGGAGCCGCCGGCGGCACACCGCACGGCCGGCGTGCGTCCGGCACCGGCAGGCCACCGGGCCCCTCCGGCCCCTCCGGCCCGTCCGGCCCGTCCGGGGGCTTCGCCCCCACCGACCCGGCCGCGATCTACCTCGCCCTCCTCAAGCGCTGGCGGGAGGCCGGACGCACCCTCCCGGGGCATCCTGACGAGGAGTGGGAGCGGCTCATCTCCCAGCCGTGCTGGCCCGGCCGTTAGGTGGTGTGACTCGTGGCAGCGGCGGAGCGTGACAGGCCCGGGCGGGACGGCACCCCCGGCCCGCTGACGGGCCCCGGGGAGCGGCTCGCGCTCAACGGCATGGGCAGCTTCGAATGGGACCTCGACACCGGGACCGTCGCCATCGACGAGGCCGGCCTGGCCGTCTTCGACCTGGAGCCGCACGAGTTCGACCACACCCCCGACGGCCTCGGGCTGCGGATCCCCGCCGACGACTCGGCACGGCTCCAGGACACCGTGGCCGGCGTCCTCGACGGCGGCGGCGAGACCTACGGCTCGTACCTCACGGTGCGCCGGCGCGACGGCCGCGACCAGTGGACCCACATCCAGGGCCGGGTGCTGCGCGACCCCGACGGGCATCCGCTGCGCATCGTCGGGATCGTGCGCGACGCCACCGCCGAGCTCGCCCACGCCACCGTGCTGCGCAAACTGGAGAACGCCCGCATCCAGCAGGCCGCCATCGTGCAGCGCACCACCGAGGCCCTGTCGCGCGCCGTCACCGTCGACGACGTGACGGCCGCCCTGACCGGCGCCGGCGCGCTGGAACGGCTCGGCGCCGACGGACTCGCGCTGGGCCTCGTCGAGAACGGCACCATCAAGATCATCGCGCTGAGCGGGGAGTCCCTGGAGATCCTCAGCGAACGCAGGTTCACCCGCCTGGACGGATCCCTGCCGCTGTCGCAGGCCGTGCTCACCCGCCAGGCACGATTCGTCACCTCGCTCACCGAGCTGGCCGCCGAGTTCCCGCTGCTCGCCGACTACCTCAACCGGATCCGCTACGACGCCGCCGCCTACCTCCCGCTCATCGCCCAGGCCAAGGCCATCGGCGGACTCGTGCTCTTCTACCGCCGGCGCAGCGAGTTCAGCCCGGAGGAACAGAACCTCTGCCTCGGCCTCGCCGGCATCGTCGCCCAGTCCCTGCAACGGGCCCTCCTCTTCGACCAGGAACGCGAGTTCGCCACCGGCCTCCAGGCCGCCATGCTGCCGCGCCGGATCCCCGACATCACCGGCGGAGAGATCGCCGTGCGCTACCACTCCGCCTGGAGCGGACGCGAGGTCGGCGGCGACTGGTACGACGTGATCTCCCTGCCCCGCGACCGGGTCGGGATCGTCGTCGGCGACGTCCAGGGCCACGACACGCACGCCGCCGCCATCATGGGCCAGCTGCGCATCGCCCTGCGCGCCTACGCCGGCGAGGGGCACTCCCCCTCCACCGTCCTGGCCCGCGCCTCCCGCTTCCTCGCCGAACTCGACACCGAACGCTTCGCCACCTGCATGTACGCACAGGTGGACCTGGAGACCGGCGGCGTACGGGCGGCCCGCGCCGGCCACCTCGGCCCGCTCATCCGGCACACCGACGGCCGCACCGGCTGGCCCAACGTACGCGGCGGCCTGCCGCTGGGGCTGGCCTCCGCCTTCGAACAGGAGGAGTTCCCCGAGACCCGCCTGGACCTGGTGCCGGGCGAGATCCTCGTCCTGTGCACCGACGGGCTCGTCGAGGAACCCGGCACCGCCATCACCCAGGGCATGGAAGCCCTCGCCCACGCCGTGCGCAGCGGACCCCAGGACGCCGGAGCCCTCGCCGACCACCTCTCCGACCGGCTCTGGGAGCGCTGGGGCTCCGGCGACGACGTCGCCCTGCTCGTGCTGCGCCGCGCCCCCGACCCCGGCACCCACCGGGCCCCGCGCATCCACCAGTACATCCACCAGGCCGACCCGGAGGGGCTCTCCGAGGCCCGCTACGCCCTGCGGCAGGCCCTGCGCGACTGGGGCATGGCCGAGCTGGCCGACGACGTCGAGCTGGCGGCGGGGGAGCTGCTGGTCAACGCCCTCCTGCACACCGACGGCGGGGCGGTGCTGACCATGGAGGTGCTGCCCGAACCCGTGCGGCGGATCCGGCTGTGGGTCAAGGACCGCTCCAGCGTCTGGCCCCGGCGCCGCACACCGGGCGAGGCGGCCACCACGGGGCGCGGGCTGCTGCTGGTCGACGCCCTGGCCACGCACTGGGGGGTGGAGTCCCGGGGCGACGGGAAGGCCGTCTGGTGCGAGTTCGACGCCCGCGCCAGCCAGCGCGGCACGTTGTGAGCGGACGCTCACTCCGGGTTGTGGGATGCCGGGTGCGGGGTGATGATGCGGCCATGAAACGGAAGGTTTTGCTCCGGGCCGTGCCGTGCGCCGCCTGAGCAGGGGCGCCGTCACGGGCCTCCTGGCGGTGCTGCTGCTCGCGGCCGGGGTGCCGAAGGTCGTGGACTGGACGATGGGACGGCCCCACGCGGACCCCGGGTGCCAGACGGTCGCGTTCATGTCGATGACGGGCGTCGCACCCGAATGCCACTGACCCGCGGCCGCGCCCGCGCGATGCCGTCCGTCCGGTGGCCGCGGCCACCGGACGGACGGCGGGTGCCCCGCGGCCTCAGTGCTGCTCGTGGATCTCGATGTCCCGGCTGTCCACGGCGACCGTGTCGACCGCCCTCGGCATCAGGCCGTGCAGGTGCACCTCCTGGAGCTCCGCCGTCGCCACCGCGCGACCCGCGTGCAGGCCGGCGCCGAACTGCGGCGCCCGCACCTTCCACTCGTGCGGCGCACCGTCGCAGACGGCACCGGTCCCGATGCTGAGCCGGCCCGAGTCCTTCTGGGCGACGGTCACCCTGATCTGCGTAGCCCCGCCGGGGGACGCGGTCTCGCACTGATAGGCCCCGTGAAGGGTGATCGCACCGTCCCGGGCGATCTCCGCGTCCGGGTTGACGACGACGGCCTGCTGAAAGACGGTGGCGGCGGCGGGCGCCGCGAACAAAGCGGTCGCGGCCAGTGCGGAGAAGGCGGAGAAGGCCATTCGGCGGGCAGGCGTACGCATTCTTCCTCCAGGTGGGCGTGGATGACGGGATTCCGCCGGAACGCATTGTGCTGGCAGTCGGGGGCAAACACGCACCGCATACCCGTGTCGGTGTGTGCAATTGCCCGCTCGGGCGCGTGAGACTGGCCGAAATACATCCCCGCACCGAAGATCCCCGAAGGGGTTCCCGTATGCGCCAGCCCACCGCCGCCCTCGCCGCCGCCACCCTCCTGCCCGTCCTGCTGCTCGGCGCCACCGCCTGCCAGAGCGCCCCCGAGGGCGCCGCACTCGCCCCCGCCGCCGCACCCGCCGTCCCGGTCGACGACGGGGCGCCCGGCACCGACGAGGAGCCCGCGGCGCCGGCCCGCGGCGCGGACGGGGCCACCGCGAAGGATGCCCATGTGGGTGACTCCGTACGGGTGCAGGGACGCGAGGTGGGGCGACACCTCCAGGCCGTCCTCGCCGCCTACGTGGACCCCGCGCTCAGCGTGGAGCCGAACTACGGGCCCCCCGCCGGGAAGCGCTGGACGGCCGCCTCGATGTCGTTCGTCAACGTCGGCGGCGCCTCGTACGGGCCCCTCGGGCGCATGTGGGCGTACGACAGCGCGGGAAAGCGCTACCCGGCCGTGCGCACCGGTGAACTGACCACCGGCAAACCACTCGTCTTCGATTCCCTCGCGGTCGGTGAGCGGGCCGAGGGATGGGTGGTGTTCGAAATCCCGGAAAACACGCGCATTGTGCGGCTCCAGTATCAGGACGCGAACATCCGGGCGAATTCCGGAGGGGGTTTCTGGTCGGTCTAGCCCGCCCGGGTGAAAGGCCGTGAAAGGGCCCGGTTCCAGAGCACTAAGGTGCGGCGCATGACTTCAACGCAAGCCGAAATCGACCGGTCCCACCTCGGCACCCTTTCCGTGCTCGCCTGGATCGGTGACCCCTCCGAAGGGCACGACATCCCGTACCTCCTCGCCTACACCCTCGGCGACGGCCCGCAGGGCCGGGAGGTGGGCGAGAAGGCCGCGCGCGGACTGCTGGAGGAGATCGGCCTGCCCATCGGCGACGTCGTCATGGACGGCACCCGCAACCCGCGCACCTTCGCCGTGCAGATCCTCCTCGCGGGCAACCAGGTCGCCCTGACCCTGCCCGGCCTGAACGCGACCTGCACCGCCCCCGACGAGTGGGTCGCCGCCGCCGACGAGAGCGGGCAGGCGTACTTCCTGTTCGCCACGCGCGCCTGGCCGGAGGCCGTCCCCGGCAAGCCGGTCACCCCCGAGCTCCTGCAGGCCTTCGCCGGCGACGAGGAAGTGCTGACCAGCAGCGCCCACTGCGTCCTGACGGTGCAGAGCCTCCAGCAGTAGGCGGGACCGCGCTCCGGCCACCGGGCTCCCAGCCCGCCCGGTGGCCGGTCCCCCCGCCTGCCGTCACACCCCGGTGTGGGGGCAGTCGAAGGCGAAGCGCAGTGAGCGCACCCGGTTGTCGAAGCTGGACCCCGCCAGATCGGGCAGCCCCACCGCGCGCAGCCCCACCGGACGGGTCAGCAGCTCGCGGAAGAGCGCCTTCATCTCCACCCGGGCCAGGTGCGCGCCCAGGCAGAAGTGCGGACCGCCACCCCCGAAACCCAGATGGGGGTTGGGGGAGCGGGTGATGTCGAAGGCGTCCGGATCGGGGAAGACCGCCTCGTCACGGTTGGCGGAGGCGTAGTACAGCACCACCTTGTCGCCGGGCCGGAACAGGTGTCCGCCCAGCGTGTGTTCGGCCGCCACCGTCCGGCGGAACTGGATGATCGGCGTCGAGTGCCGGATCATCTCGTCCACCGCGCCGTCCGCGTACTTCTCGAAGTCCGAGAGCAACAGGTCCCGTTGTTCGGGGAAGTCGGTCAGCAGCGTCAGCCCGTGCGTGATGGCGTTACGGGTCGTCTCCACCCCGGCCACCATCAGCAGACTGAAGAACGCCCCCAGTTGACGGGCCCCGAGCGCCTGGCCGTCGACGTTCGCGCAGACCAGCGCCGAGATCAGGTCGTCGGTGGGGTGCCTGCGCCGCTCCCGCCCGATCCCCGCGACCATCCGCTGCATCCGCGCCAGCGCCCGCAGCCCCCGCCCCGGCATCCGCAGCCGCGACGCCAGGCCCCGCTCCACCCCGATGTTCTCGGAAGCGTGGTTGACCCGGTCCGCGATCTCCGCCCGGTAGCGCTCCGGGATGCCCATCATGTTGCAGATGACCTCCAGCGGCAGCCGGGAGGCCACCGCCGACACGAACTCGTCGGGCCGCCCCTCCAGCACGTCGTCCACGATCCGCGCCGCCACCGCGTGGATGTCCTCCTCGGCGGCGGCCAGCAGACGGGGCGTGAAGGCCCGCTGCACGATCTTGCGCAGCTGCGCGTGGTCCGGACCGTCCAGGTTGACCATCGAGTCCCCGAACAGCGCCCGAACCCACCGGGCCGGCTCCGGCGTGGTGACCCCGGGCGCGCTGGCGAACACCTTGGGCAGCCGGCTCGCCTCCTGCACGTCCGCGTGCCGGACGAGCGCCCAATGGCCGGCCCCCTCCGGGACGAACACCGGGGACGGCAGCGCGCGCAGGCGCGCGAAGGCGGCCAGGCGCCGGTCCGGCGGAAGCTGCCAGAAACCCGGCTCGGCCAGTTCCGCTCCGGGACCGGTCGTGCTGCTCTGCCGTTGCGGGGGGAGTGTCATGGGCCGTCTCTTCCTGTCGCCTTGGTGCGTGACGCGCACCGCGTGATGTGCGGCGCGCCGTACGCGGTGCGCCGTGCTGCAGAACGGATCCACGGGCACGGGAGTGACGGCCCGCGGCCGGCGCCTCCTCCGGATCCCGGGACCTCAGACGGCGACGGCCGCCCGCGGCCCGCCCCGGACCGAGAGGGTCTGGCCCACCGCCACGGTCGCCGTCGCGAACAGGCCGGCGTAGAACACCGCGTAGTCACCCGTCCACGTGCACGCGAGGATCACCACGGCGGACACCGGCAGCACCAGCTGCTGGGCGAGACCCCGTTTGAAGTGCCGGGAGTGCAACAACCACACCATCATCAGGAACAGGGCCGTCGGGACGGTGACGGCGGCGTTCGCCGCCACCTGCGAAATGTGGGCCTGGCCCACCGCGTGCTCCACCGCGACCTCGATGCCCGCACCGATCGCCGCACCCGACGCGAAGATCAACAGATGGCCGTACCCCCACGGGATCGCCTCCCTGTTGGACGTCAGCCGCTCGTGCATCGGCACCGCGAAGTAGATCCACCACGCGGCGAACACGATCAGCAGCCCGCCGGCGGCGATCGGCAGCAGCTCACCGAGGGCCTCGTGCTCGTCGAGCGCCGACTTCACGGCCACCGTGCTCGCGGCGATCGTCTCGCCGAGCACGATGATGGTGAACAGCCCGTACCGCTCCGCGATGTGGTGCGCGTGCCACGGCGTCTGGTGCCCGCGCTCGGCCAGCACCGGAACCAACAGCTCCGCCGCCACCAGCACCAGGAACAGCCACCGCTTGGACGCGTCCGGGGCGAACAGCAGCGCCACCCAGCCCGCCTGGCACAACACCAGCCCCGCCGCGTACTTCAGCGCCGCCGTACGGGCCGCGCCGCTCTCCCCGGACGCCGCCCGCAGCCACTGCGCCGTCAGCGCCACCCGCATGATCAGGTAGCCGATGACGGCCACCGTCCAGTCGTTCTGGTTGAAGGCCCGGCTCACCCCCGCCGCGTAGACCAGCACACCGGCGATCTGCACGAGCGTCGCGATCCGGTACGGCACGTCGTCACAGTCGTAGGCCGACGCGAACCACGTGAAGTTCATCCACGCCCACCACACCCCGAAGAAGACGAAGAAGTATCCGATCACCCCGCTCCCCGGATGGCCCTCCGCCAGCGAGTGCACCAGACACTGACCGGCCTGGGCGATCGCGACGACGAAACAGAGATCGAAGAACAGCTCCAGCGGGGTCGCCGCCCGGTGGTCCTCGTCGCGGCTGCGCGCGGTCATCGGTACGTACGTCATACCGCCCAGCACAGCAGTGCCCAGCCGCCCGGCAGGCGAGGCGCGCGGCCCGCACCCCACGGGTACCCCGGCCGGACTCGTGGCGGCCCGCCGCCACCGGAACGATCCGGCGGAGCCCGGCCGGTGCCCGCCCGGCTCCGGGAACGCCGCCGCCCCCGGCCCGGGCGCGGCCCGCCCCGATTCGGAGCAACCCTAAGATCCGCACAACAGGCTGAAACGGTACAAACCACCTAGCGTGGTGCTGTGTCCGAGCCCACAGAAGCCCTCGCCGCAGCCCCGCCACCACCAGGGCCCCGCGAGGTCCCACCGTCGGCCGGACGGCCCGTCGCCGCGCGGGCCACCCTCGCCGGCACCGTCGTCTCCCTCCTGCTCATCGCCGCGATCGTGCTCGGCAGCCGCCTGCTGCGGGACTTCGACTCCGCCCTGCTGCCCTACGCCGTCGCCACGGTCTTCCTGGCCTTCGGCGTGGCCTACCGCTACACCGTCTGGGTCTCCGCCCCCGGCGCCCGCCGCCTCTTCAGGAAGGGCTTCGGCAGCTTCTTCTCGGCCGCCAACTTCAAGAGGGCGCCCACCGCCCTGCCGAGGATGACCGCCACCTACCTCGGCTTCCAGAAGTTCCTCGGCGCCCGCTCCCGCTCCCGCTGGGCCGCCCACCAGCTGATCTTCTGGGGCTGCCTGCTCGCCGCCGCGATCACCTTCCCCCTCACCTGGGGCTGGTTCACCTTCACCTCCGACAGCGGCTCCGGCCCCGGCTACGAGATGCGGATCTGGGGATTCGAGGTCCTCGGCTTCAACTCCCTCGACGCCCTCGGCTGGCTGATGTTCCACGGCCTGGACATCGCCGCCGTCCTCGTCATCCCCGGTGCCTCCTATTTCCTGTGGCGCCGGATGAAGGACCGCGGAGCCATCACCGGCCAGCGCTTCGCCTACGACATGCTCCCGCTGATCTGCCTCATCGTGATCTCGGTGACCGGGCTGCTGCTGACCTTCTCCTCGATCTTCCTGCGCGGCGGCGGATACGAGTTCCTCGCCATCCTGCACATGGTCTCCGTGGTGTTCACGCTCGCGCTGGGCCGGCGGCTGGCTCTCCGACCGGATGGGCGGCGCCAGGGTGACCATGCTGTCCTTCGTCGGCATGGTTGCCTCCCTGGTGGTCGTGATCTTCGCGCTTCCCCCGGGGAGCGACCAGGGCAGCTTCTGGGCCTTCTTCATCGGCTTCCTGGCGGCCTTCGCCTTCTCCGGACTGGGCAACGGATCCACCTTCCGGCAGATCCCGGTGATCTTCCGGGACCAGCACATGCGCCAAGCCGAGGGCCAGGGCCCCGAGGCGCAGTCGGCCGCGCTGAAGCAGTCCGAGACGGAGGCGGGCGCCGTCACCGGCTTCTCCTCCGCCATCGCCGCCTACGGCTTCTTCTTCATCCCCGCGATGTTCGCCGCCATGGCCGTCACCAACGCGCTGTGGATCTTCATCGGGTTCTACGCGACCTGCCTCGCCGTGTGCTGGTGGTTCTACGCCCGCAAGGGCGCCGAGGCTCCCAGCTGAACCGGGCGGGCGCCGGGGGCCGCCGTACCCTGGACGCATGAGCACCTCCGCCGCCCCCGACCCGCTGCCCGAGTCCACCGCGACGCCTCCGCCCGCACCGGCACCGGCGTCCTCGACGCCGGCTCCCAAGCCGCGCCCTCGGCTGGTCTTCGACGACCCGCTGGACCGGCAGTCGTCCGACGACACCGACCGCGGCTGGGGCGAGCGGCCGCCCACCGGCGGAAGCGCGGCCGACCTGGCCCGATTCCTCGACGAGAAGCCCCCGCACCACATCTGATCCGCCCGAGCGGTCAGAAGACGTCCCGCGCCCCCGGAGCCTGGCCGCTGCCACCGTTCGAGCCCCGCTGCGCCACCAGGGTGTCGCGGATCTCCTTGAGGACCTCCAGCTCGGTGATCTCCATGGTCTCCTTCACCCCCTCCTTGGCCTTGCGGCGCGCCTCCTGCCGGGCGAGGTACTTCGCCATCGGCAGGACCATCAGGAAGTAGACGACCGCCGCGGTGATCAGGAAGGTCAGTGCGGCGTTGAGGACCGACCCCCACAGGATGTTGACGCCGGTCGGCTCGCCCTTCGCGTTGATGCCACAGGGATCCTTCAGGCACGAGGTGTAGACATCCAGGCTTTTGGTGCCGATGGCGCCCACGAGCGGGCTGATGATGCCCTTCACGATCGAGTTCACGATGTTCGTGAACGCGGCGCCGATGACCACGGCCACCGCCAGGTCCACCACGTTGCCGCGCATCAGGAAGGCCTTGAAGCCCGCCAGCACGCTCTCCTTCTTCTTCTCGCCCACCACTGAGCCTTTCTCTCGAACCGCTGAATACGGAGTCAACTGTTCCGAAAGTTACGGCAGTCCGAGCCCGCAGTGTCCAATCGGGCCCCACATCAAGGTGACTTGACTGGGCGTACGTGCGAATCAGCACAACGTCACCGCCAGCCGTGCCACCGTGCCAGCGCCCACCAGGGCCCGAGCGGTGTCCCGGGGGACGGACAGCACCACCAGCGCGCCGCCGTCCCCGATGCCCTTCTCCGGCTCGGGCACCTCGGCGACCCGGGCTCCGGCCGCCACCACACGGGGCGGCCCGGTGCGCTCCGCCGCGACCACGTCCACCAGGTCCCCGGGGCGCAGCAGCCGCACCGTCGCCGCGTCCGCGATGCGCACGGGCGCCGACACCAGGCGTACCACCGCCGCCGGCGGTTTCGCCACGGGCGGGGCCGTGCCCCGGGAGGCTCGGGCCTGCGCCCCGCCCACTGCCAGGGCTGCCGCCACGACGGCCAGCCCGGCCGCGGTGGCCCGCCTGCGCCGCCGCACCGCACGACGCAGCCGGCCCCCGGCCCTGCCCACGCGGAGCGGGGGGAACGGGGGAACGGGGCGCGACGGGGGACACGCAGAGGGAGAGCGGACGGGGGAGGGGGAGGAGGGCGAACAGGGGGAACAGGAAGAAGAGGTCCTGGACATGGTGGGCACCGCCGAGCCGATCGGGATCCGTGTCCGGGTCCAGCGCCCGGACCCCCTCACGATCCGCCGTTCCGCCCGATGCCGCGCCGGCCTGTGGACGGTCCCCAGGTTGTGGACAACCCCGTCACCCTCGCGGGCGGCCCCCGCGCCCGCCCCCGACGGCGGAGCGGCAGCCCCCGCACGCGATCATCGACGGATGAGCCAGTACTACAACATGGCCGACGAGGTGCTCTGGAACCCGGCGACAGGAGTGTCCCGGCTCTTCCTCGCGCAGGTGGCCGTCTTCGAGCGGGAACTGGGGATCCCCTCCGGGATCGGTCCCATGGAGGCCGACGACAGCGAGGTCGACCCCGTGGGGCTCGCCCGGTTCGCGGAGGAACTCGTGGACCGGTACCTGCGCGGGAGCCATCCCGTCGCCGCCGCGCTGTCCGAAGGGTTCACCGCTGTCGTCGCGGCCTTGGCCGCGAGTGCCCGGATCCCCCTCGACCTGGGGGAGGGGGACCGGGCGGACCGGCTCCGCGAGCTCGTCCGCGGGGTGCGGCCGGCCGTGCGCGGCTGAGCCGGACGGGCGGAGGTGGCCGGAGGAAGGCGGCCGGAGGAAGGCGCGGTTGCCGTCGGGGTGGTGAGGGCGGCTAAGGGAGCTCGATGCCGAGGTCCCAGCCGTCGTGGGCGTGGGTGCACAGGCAGGAGCGGGACGCGGTCGGCGGGAGGGCCGCGACGGCGTCGAAGAGGACCTCCCGCAGCCGGCCGACGTTCTCGCCGAACACCTTGAGGACCTCCGCGTGGGAGACGCCCTCACCCGTTTCGGCACCCGCGTCCAGGTCGGTGACCAGGGCCATCGAGGTGTAGCAGAGTCCCAGTTCGCGGGCGAGGACCGCCTCCGGGTGCCCGGTCATGCCGACCACCGACCAGCCCGCCGCCGCGTGCCAGCGCGATTCCGCCCGCGTGGAGAAGCGGGGCCCCTCTATGACGACCATCGTGCCGCCGTCCACCGGCTCCCAGCCGCGTCCCCGCGCCGCTTCGAGCGCCACCGTGCGCCCGACCGGGCAGTACGGGTCGGCGAAGGTCGTGTGCACGACGTTGGGGATGCTGCCGTCCGGCAGCGGCTCCCCGTCGAAGAAGGTCTGGGCGCGGGACTTCGTACGGTCGACCAGCTGGTCCGGGACGAGCAGCGTGCCCGGCCCGTACTCGGCCCGCAGGCCGCCCACGGCGCACGGGCCCAGCACCTGCCGGACGCCGACCGAGCGCAGCGCCCACAGGTTGGCCCGGTAGTTGATCTTGTGCGGGGGCACGGTGTGGCTGCGCCCGTGCCGGGGCAGGAAGGCGACCGGTCGCCCGGCCAGCTCGCCCAGGTACAGGGAGTCGCTGGGGGGCCCGTACGGGGTCTCCACCTGGATCTCCGAGACGTCGTCCAGGAAGGAGTAGAAGCCCGAGCCGCCGATGACACCGATCTCTGCGTTGACCATGGCGCCACCCTAACCGGGTACGCGTAAGGCCCCGCCGCCCAGGAGGGCGAGCGGGGCCTTACGGAAAAAGGAAGGCGTACGGGTCAGGCGGCAGACGTGGAGCCGGCGCTGCTGCCGGTGCCGGACGACGACGTCGAGGAGGACGAAGCGGCGGCAGGCGCTGCGGTGGTCGTCGTCGAGGACGAGGACGAGGGCTTCGAGGCGGGCGTGCTGCTCGACGAAGCGCCACGGCTGTCGTTCCGGTAGAAACCGGAACCCTTGAAGACGATGCCGACCGCGGAGAACACCTTCTTCAGGCGTCCGTCGCAGCTCGGGCACACGGTCAGTGCGTCATCGGTGAACTTCTGCACGGCCTCAAGGCCCTCACCGCACTCGGTGCACTGGTACTGGTAGGTCGGCACGAATTTCCTCCTGGCACTCTGACTCAATGAGTGCTAACGACGCTCCATGGTGACGTATTCCGGCGGATCAGTCCACCGTCACAGGCTGGCGGTGACCGATGCCACGCTCGTCCACCCGGTTACGGGCGGCCGGCGCGGGGGTCGCCGCGGCGGCGGGAGCGGACGCGTTCACGATCCGG
Protein-coding sequences here:
- a CDS encoding DUF6299 family protein; translation: MRTPARRMAFSAFSALAATALFAAPAAATVFQQAVVVNPDAEIARDGAITLHGAYQCETASPGGATQIRVTVAQKDSGRLSIGTGAVCDGAPHEWKVRAPQFGAGLHAGRAVATAELQEVHLHGLMPRAVDTVAVDSRDIEIHEQH
- a CDS encoding cytochrome P450, with translation MTLPPQRQSSTTGPGAELAEPGFWQLPPDRRLAAFARLRALPSPVFVPEGAGHWALVRHADVQEASRLPKVFASAPGVTTPEPARWVRALFGDSMVNLDGPDHAQLRKIVQRAFTPRLLAAAEEDIHAVAARIVDDVLEGRPDEFVSAVASRLPLEVICNMMGIPERYRAEIADRVNHASENIGVERGLASRLRMPGRGLRALARMQRMVAGIGRERRRHPTDDLISALVCANVDGQALGARQLGAFFSLLMVAGVETTRNAITHGLTLLTDFPEQRDLLLSDFEKYADGAVDEMIRHSTPIIQFRRTVAAEHTLGGHLFRPGDKVVLYYASANRDEAVFPDPDAFDITRSPNPHLGFGGGGPHFCLGAHLARVEMKALFRELLTRPVGLRAVGLPDLAGSSFDNRVRSLRFAFDCPHTGV
- a CDS encoding DUF5949 family protein yields the protein MTSTQAEIDRSHLGTLSVLAWIGDPSEGHDIPYLLAYTLGDGPQGREVGEKAARGLLEEIGLPIGDVVMDGTRNPRTFAVQILLAGNQVALTLPGLNATCTAPDEWVAAADESGQAYFLFATRAWPEAVPGKPVTPELLQAFAGDEEVLTSSAHCVLTVQSLQQ
- a CDS encoding NAD(P)-binding domain-containing protein produces the protein MDDLVVIGAGPYGLSIAAHAAAAGLGVRVVGRPMASWRDHMPAGMYLKSEPWSSNLSAPGGRHTLAEYCATRGLTAEHGSPLPIGTFSAYGLWFARHAGLPEVEEDTVTEVTPHGDGFLVRTADGPPRPARTVALAVGVMPFTRYPRALRDLPPGHCSHSTGHSDLSRFAGREVAVLGAGQAALETAALLAETGARPCLVARRSRLNWNTVPQPLDRPLLQALRDPHSGLGTGWRSWVWSELPWAVRRLPAPTRERIAATALGPAGAWWLRERFERRVPTLLGHRLHRAVPVAGGRTRLGLTTAAGESVVLDTAHVIAATGFAPDLARLELLDAGLRAALATVGDGGTPELSPGFESSWPGLFFAGLLTAPSFGPSMRFVHGAGFTAGRLVKGVLGRLGARGPLTGTTDGAGPDRAAAGHPNTYLR
- a CDS encoding SpoIIE family protein phosphatase: MAAAERDRPGRDGTPGPLTGPGERLALNGMGSFEWDLDTGTVAIDEAGLAVFDLEPHEFDHTPDGLGLRIPADDSARLQDTVAGVLDGGGETYGSYLTVRRRDGRDQWTHIQGRVLRDPDGHPLRIVGIVRDATAELAHATVLRKLENARIQQAAIVQRTTEALSRAVTVDDVTAALTGAGALERLGADGLALGLVENGTIKIIALSGESLEILSERRFTRLDGSLPLSQAVLTRQARFVTSLTELAAEFPLLADYLNRIRYDAAAYLPLIAQAKAIGGLVLFYRRRSEFSPEEQNLCLGLAGIVAQSLQRALLFDQEREFATGLQAAMLPRRIPDITGGEIAVRYHSAWSGREVGGDWYDVISLPRDRVGIVVGDVQGHDTHAAAIMGQLRIALRAYAGEGHSPSTVLARASRFLAELDTERFATCMYAQVDLETGGVRAARAGHLGPLIRHTDGRTGWPNVRGGLPLGLASAFEQEEFPETRLDLVPGEILVLCTDGLVEEPGTAITQGMEALAHAVRSGPQDAGALADHLSDRLWERWGSGDDVALLVLRRAPDPGTHRAPRIHQYIHQADPEGLSEARYALRQALRDWGMAELADDVELAAGELLVNALLHTDGGAVLTMEVLPEPVRRIRLWVKDRSSVWPRRRTPGEAATTGRGLLLVDALATHWGVESRGDGKAVWCEFDARASQRGTL